A region of Mycolicibacterium brumae DNA encodes the following proteins:
- the rpsJ gene encoding 30S ribosomal protein S10, with protein sequence MAGQKIRIRLKAYDHEAIDASARKIVETVTRTGASVVGPVPLPTEKNVYCVIRSPHKYKDSREHFEMRTHKRLIDILDPTPKTVDALMRIDLPASVDVNIQ encoded by the coding sequence GTGGCGGGACAGAAGATCCGCATCAGGCTCAAGGCCTACGACCACGAGGCGATTGACGCCTCGGCGCGCAAGATCGTGGAGACGGTCACCCGGACGGGCGCCAGTGTGGTCGGCCCGGTGCCGCTGCCGACCGAGAAGAACGTGTACTGCGTTATCCGGTCGCCGCACAAGTACAAGGACAGCCGCGAGCATTTCGAGATGCGCACCCACAAGCGGCTCATCGACATCCTCGACCCGACGCCGAAGACGGTTGACGCGCTGATGCGCATCGACCTGCCGGCCTCCGTCGACGTGAACATCCAGTAG
- a CDS encoding hotdog fold domain-containing protein, giving the protein MGSSPTYKAWQKLQGKPAGSALFSAAMMARVPYFASVMPRVQKMAPGYCEVTAPKWIGVYNHIGTFHAIAACNLAEVSMGMLMEATVPSSHRWIPKAMNVQYLGKATTSLRAVATLDIPDFDAITEGTDVVVPVSITDRNGDEVVSAEITTWVTPA; this is encoded by the coding sequence ATGGGTTCCTCTCCTACGTATAAGGCCTGGCAGAAACTGCAGGGCAAGCCGGCCGGCTCCGCGCTGTTCTCCGCGGCGATGATGGCCCGAGTCCCCTACTTCGCCTCTGTGATGCCGCGCGTGCAAAAGATGGCGCCGGGTTACTGCGAGGTGACCGCGCCGAAATGGATCGGCGTCTACAACCACATCGGCACCTTCCACGCCATCGCGGCCTGCAATCTGGCCGAGGTGTCGATGGGCATGCTGATGGAAGCGACGGTTCCCTCGTCGCACCGCTGGATCCCCAAGGCGATGAACGTTCAGTACTTGGGCAAGGCCACCACGTCGCTGCGGGCGGTCGCCACTCTCGACATTCCCGACTTCGACGCGATCACCGAAGGGACCGACGTCGTGGTGCCGGTGTCCATCACCGACCGCAACGGCGACGAGGTGGTTTCCGCGGAGATCACCACCTGGGTGACACCGGCCTGA